CAAGTTCGTATTTCGTTCATCTGTGACTCGCACCAACCGCCACTTCTCTTCGCATGAACTTAAAATACTACTACTCCCCGTCTTATCTTCAATAGTTCTATTGTAGCCCATTCCGAATACTTTAGCAACCCTCTATATTGGCGCTTTATCAAGTGAAGTCAACCAAATCATCTCGACTTTATCATCCCAAAAACCAAAGCGTAACTCGATATTATTATCTCGGTCTTCGTAAACTAATTCTTGCTCGTAACGATCCGATTTCGTCAAGTTGCGATACGCCGAACCATACGCGCTCGTCACCTTATCGACAGAATCACCGAATTTGATACCTCGGCTCGTTTTTAATGCATCGCTCGCATATTCAATATGTATCACGCGATTTTTATCGGCATCTTCAATCGAAATCCAATATGTTGCTGTATCCTTCTTCTTCGGAACTAGTACTTTGATCTCTTTTTGCAAGCTTTTGTCCGTCACTTTTTTCGATGTAAAGTCTTTTTTCTGAGTAGCCGTATCCAACAATTGATTGATTTTGATGTCATTCACAGATTCAGATGACAAGTCGGTGGAAGCAATTTCTTTATGAATTTCGTGATAAGGACTACCCGCCACGAAAAAAGTTTGCCGAAAGAATATTGCTGTCCCTGCCAGTAACAATATGATGACAACAACGCCAATCCAATGTTTTTTGAAATTAAATTTACCATAAAAAGCTGTAATAATCATTAAAGCAATAATAGCCAAAACAAGATATAAAATTATCATTTCTCCACTTCTTTCACATTTACAAAGATGTCTTAAAAATAGCATAAATAAACGGATAAAGCAATGATTATACTGCCTTCTATGATAGACACAATCGCTCTTTATTTTTATTTCATACTTGGCTTATATTTCATCAATGGGTATAGTAAAAATCCTAAGAAAAACAGACCTAGACTCAAGGCAAATACGCGCCAATCTTCCGTTCCACTTTTGATAATCCAGCAGGCATATGTGAGAGCAAGTGCCGCAATAAAGCCGTCAAAGCAGCGTTTAGCAATGGAATTTGTTTCGTACGTAGCACCTGTTATTGTCAGTTTCAACTGGAATAATGGCGAAATGAAATACTGCACGAGGAAAGCCAGCGTCGACACTTTGACCACGAAATCGTACGCGGCTGCGATATTGCCTGAAAGCGTGGATAAAATAAAGAGCTGCGACGCGCAACATGTCAAAATCAACACAAGAACCGGTGTCCCATTTTTATTCGTTTTCGCTAGGAATGGCAGGAAAAGGCCGTTTTTAGCAGCTTGGTACGGGGCCTCAGAACTCATCATAATCCAGCCTACCGCGGAACCAAAAAGGCAAATCAAAGCTAGGAGCGCCATCACGGCGGAACCACCGCTACCCGTCACAACATTGAGCGCATCGGCAAGCGGACTTGCGGAATGCAATAATTTCGACTTAGGAATCAAACCTAACGCCAAAATCGTGATGGTGGTGTAGAGGCAAACAGAAATAATAAGCCCTGATATTGTTGCTGCGCGAACCGTTTTTCCTGATTTGGCACGACCTGCGAACATCATAGCAGATTCGATACCGATGAAAGCCCACAACGTCACGATCGCCGCGCTATTCACTTGAGATAGTAGACCGTGCTCCAAGCCACTCGTGTCGACAACGGGATGGTACCACGCGCCCATAATGGCAGATTGGAAGGCAAACAGACCAACGACAATGAATAGGAAGAAGCCTACAATTTTAGCGGTCGTTGCTACGAAATTAATCCGCCCAGCCCCATTCACACCTTGAATAATGATCAAACACACGCCCCATAAGAGTAGCGAACAGATCAAGAATGTGAGCAATTGTCCAAGTCCAAGTTCGTACGATCCTGCTGTAAAAATGATTTTCCGGCTGTTTAAAACGGGGAAAAAGACCGATAGATAACCTGCAAATGAGGTGATTATCGAGACGTTTCCTGCCCAGTTCGCCACCCAGTAACTCCATACTGCGATAAATCCTGCAAGCCTTTTTAGCTTCGGATTTCGGAATAATTCGAACGCATGGCTTTGCGCACCACTTGTTAAGTCTGGTCGTCGCACAGCCAAATTTCCGAATACGAGCGCGATCATTAATACGCCAGTTCCCGTTAAAATCCATGCCAGCATAATGCCGAGCGGGCTTGCCACTGCTGCCATTTGACGCGGTAACATGAATATTCCTGATCCAATCATATTTCCTACAACAAGTGATGTTAATACGAGATATCCCATTTTTTTGTTAGTTTTCACCATGTCCATTACCTCCAAGTTGATTTAACACGTTACCAAAGTAAAGTATTTTTATATCATAGCACAATGACCCAATCACCGCAACCACGTAAAATGTGATAAAATAAGCAAAGATAAGATTTTAATTTTGAAGGAGTTTGACAAAAAGATGAATCCATTTGAATATACGAACGATAATAAACGCTATCACACGTGGAATTACTGCTTGCGAGAACATTTTGGCTATAAGGTTTTCAAAGTCGCGCTTGATGGTGGTTTTGATTGCCCCAACCGTGATGGCACAGTGGCGCACGGTGGTTGTACTTTTTGCAGTGCTGCTGGGTCGGGTGACTTCGCGGGAGATCGTGTCGATGATCTCAAAACACAATTTCATGAAATCAAGGATAAAATGCATACAAAATGGAAAGATGGCAAATATATGGCGTATTTTCAAGCTTTCACGAATACACATGCCCCTGTTGCGGAACTTCGGGAAAAATATGAATCGGTGCTGGATGAACCAGGTGTCGTCGGACTTTCGATCGCAACACGTCCAGATTGCCTTCCTGATGATGTTGTGGACTA
The sequence above is drawn from the Listeria weihenstephanensis genome and encodes:
- a CDS encoding amino acid permease, whose translation is MVKTNKKMGYLVLTSLVVGNMIGSGIFMLPRQMAAVASPLGIMLAWILTGTGVLMIALVFGNLAVRRPDLTSGAQSHAFELFRNPKLKRLAGFIAVWSYWVANWAGNVSIITSFAGYLSVFFPVLNSRKIIFTAGSYELGLGQLLTFLICSLLLWGVCLIIIQGVNGAGRINFVATTAKIVGFFLFIVVGLFAFQSAIMGAWYHPVVDTSGLEHGLLSQVNSAAIVTLWAFIGIESAMMFAGRAKSGKTVRAATISGLIISVCLYTTITILALGLIPKSKLLHSASPLADALNVVTGSGGSAVMALLALICLFGSAVGWIMMSSEAPYQAAKNGLFLPFLAKTNKNGTPVLVLILTCCASQLFILSTLSGNIAAAYDFVVKVSTLAFLVQYFISPLFQLKLTITGATYETNSIAKRCFDGFIAALALTYACWIIKSGTEDWRVFALSLGLFFLGFLLYPLMKYKPSMK